The following proteins are co-located in the Camelina sativa cultivar DH55 chromosome 12, Cs, whole genome shotgun sequence genome:
- the LOC104733247 gene encoding transcription factor bHLH127-like gives MASWLYHSYSQDYICSELLYHGVASTSATHPQSSVSLAPSSTAPYTLPPERPTGQTLAVTRAENLMNFSWLRRNIYSMEVGQSIPAVRDSMQVGSTATTSSSFTFPQSLASLAQLPPSIQYILTAERPPGQVSTNFSRLGGNMFTGGRVEARPSMEVGSSATPSSSAIESCVLPPTESPVSRTFAVPVVDPKGKAVAIETARTPSSEVCKVETEPIQVQPATQMGITEDKKRKEREETVAGIQGTEEARVSKSRKRSRAAEMHNLAERKRREKINEKMNALQELIPGSRKSDRASMLEDVIQFVKKLNSQVQMISTVQSTMPPMMNAGNMQQFMPQMGMGMMGMNQPPFMPSPKPPHIADPPYPAPHHPFPNIQTSVPSTVHLPTPQPNVVPNQPQFPAYMNPYSQFLGSHQMQQLPPPPSQSQTTSQPSVSQASTNKELEDQGNQPTG, from the exons ATGGCGTCTTGGCTTTACCATTCTTACAGCCAAGATTATATCTGCTCCGAACTTTTATACCACGGCGTCGCATCCACTTCTGCTACGCATCCACAAAGCTCTGTCTCGTTGGCACCATCATCCACAGCTCCGTACACTCTGCCGCCGGAGAGACCCACCGGTCAGACTTTGGCCGTGACAAGGGCGGAGAATCTTATGAACTTCTCGTGGCTAAGAAGGAACATATATTCCATGGAAGTTGGACAATCGATCCCGGCGGTGAGAGATTCGATGCAGGTTGGTTCGACCGCGACCACGTCGTCTTCGTTTACTTTCCCGCAAAGTTTGGCCTCTCTGGCACAGCTACCACCTAGTATTCAGTACATTCTGACGGCGGAGAGACCCCCTGGTCAAGTTTCTACGAACTTCTCGAGGCTAGGAGGGAACATGTTTACCGGCGGTCGAGTTGAAGCTAGACCGTCCATGGAGGTGGGCTCGAGCGCGACCCCGTCGTCTTCTGCAATTGAATCATGTGTACTACCACCGACGGAGAGTCCAGTGTCGCGCACTTTTGCAGTTCCCGTTGTTGATCCAAAGGGAAAGGCTGTGGCGATTGAGACGGCCAGAACACCGTCGTCCGAGGTATGCAAGGTCGAAACAGAGCCGATTCAGGTACAACCAGCGACTCAGATGGGAATTACCGAAGACAAGAAGCGAAAGGAGAGAGAGGAAACCGTTGCCGGAATCCAG GGAACTGAAGAAGCTCGTGTTTCAAAATCTAGGAAGAGGTCACGAGCTGCAGAAATGCATAACCTCGCCGAAAGG aaACGGAGAGAAAAGATCAACGAGAAGATGAACGCTCTGCAAGAACTCATTCCTGGCTCCAGAAAG TCTGATAGAGCTTCAATGTTGGAGGATGTTATTCAGTTCGTGAAAAAACTAAATAGCCAAGTACAG ATGATATCTACGGTACAAAGTACGATGCCGCCTATGATGAATGCAGGGAATATGCAACAGTTCATGCCTCAGATGGGCATGGGGATGATGGGTATGAATCAGCCTCCATTTATGCCTTCACCTAAGCCGCCTCATATTGCGGATCCACCATATCCAGCACCGCACCACCCTTTTCCAAACATTCAGACCTCTGTCCCATCCACAGTTCATTTACCAACACCGCAGCCTAACGTGGTGCCGAACCAGCCGCAGTTTCCGGCATACATGAATCCTTATAGTCAGTTTCTTGGTTCCCACCAGATGCAAcaacttcctcctcctccatcgcAG AGTCAAACAACATCACAGCCGAGTGTAAGCCAAGCAAGTACTAACAAGGAACTTGAGGATCAGGGCAACCAACCAACAGGTTAG